The following are encoded in a window of Amaranthus tricolor cultivar Red isolate AtriRed21 chromosome 2, ASM2621246v1, whole genome shotgun sequence genomic DNA:
- the LOC130806805 gene encoding ribulose bisphosphate carboxylase small subunit, chloroplastic 1-like, which produces MASSMISNVAVATTAISQASMVAPFNGLKSIASFPITKRSSNDFSSLPSNGARVQCMQVWPPVGKKKFETLSYLPPLTEAQLLAQVQYLLNKGWIPCIEFELEHAFVYRENHRSPGYQDGRYWTMWKLPMYGCTDPVQVVNEVQEAKKAYPSAFIRIIGFDNVRQVQCVSFIACKPQGY; this is translated from the exons atggCTTCTTCTATGATTTCTAACGTTGCGGTCGCAACCACCGCGATTAGCCAAGCTAGCATGGTGGCTCCCTTCAATGGGTTGAAATCCATTGCATCCTTCCCAATCACTAAAAGGTCTAGCAATGACTTCTCTTCCCTTCCTAGCAATGGTGCAAGAGTCCAATGCATGCAG GTGTGGCCACCTGTTGGCAAGAAGAAGTTCGAGACCTTGTCGTACCTTCCACCTCTTACTGAGGCGCAATTGTTGGCTCAAGTTCAATACCTTCTCAACAAGGGATGGATTCCCTGCATAGAGTTTGAGTTGGAA CATGCATTTGTATACCGTGAGAACCACAGGTCACCTGGATACCAAGATGGTCGTTACTGGACAATGTGGAAGTTGCCTATGTACGGATGCACTGATCCGGTCCAGGTCGTGAACGAAGTACAGGAGGCCAAGAAGGCTTACCCTAGCGCCTTCATCAGGATCATCGGGTTCGACAATGTGCGCCAAGTCCAATGCGTCAGTTTTATTGCCTGCAAACCCCAAGGCTACTAA
- the LOC130805137 gene encoding aquaporin PIP-type, whose protein sequence is MSKEVTEEGQVHQHGKDYVDPPPAPLLDAGELKLWSFWRACIAEFVATLLFLYITVATVIGYQKEADPCATVGVLGIAWAFGGMIFILVYCTAGISGGHINPAVTFGLFLARKVSLLRAFFYMVFQCAGAVCGVGLVKAFMKGPYNSLGGGANRVQAGYNKGTALGAEIIGTFVLVYTVFSATDPKRSARDSHVPILAPLPIGFAVFMVHLATIPITGTGINPARSFGAAVIYNNQKAWDDHWVFWVGPFVGALAAAAYHQYILRAAAIKALGSFRSNPTN, encoded by the exons ATGTCAAAGGAAGTGACAGAAGAAGGACAAGTTCATCAACATGGAAAAGACTATGTAGATCCACCACCAGCACCATTGTTAGATGCAGGAGAGTTAAAACTATGGTCTTTCTGGAGAGCTTGTATTGCTGAATTTGTTGCAACATTATTGTTCCTTTACATAACTGTTGCTACTGTTATTGGTTACCAAAAGGAAGCTGATCCTTGTGCTACTGTTGGTGTTCTTGGTATTGCTTGGGCTTTTGGTGGCATGATTTTTATCCTTGTTTACTGCACTGCTGGTATCTCTG GTGGACACATCAACCCAGCAGTAACCTTTGGATTGTTCCTAGCAAGAAAAGTGTCCTTACTAAGGGCATTTTTCTACATGGTGTTCCAATGTGCAGGAGCAGTATGTGGTGTAGGGCTAGTAAAGGCCTTTATGAAGGGACCTTACAACAGTCTTGGTGGAGGAGCCAACAGAGTTCAAGCTGGATACAATAAGGGTACTGCCCTCGGAGCTGAAATTATTGGTACCTTTGTTCTTGTTTACACTGTTTTCTCAGCTACTGACCCTAAGAGAAGTGCACGTGACTCTCACGTGCCTATCCTTGCTCCTCTTCCTATTGGATTTGCTGTGTTTATGGTTCATTTGGCTACTATTCCTATTACTGGAACTGGTATTAACCCTGCTAGGAGTTTTGGTGCTGCTGTTATCTACAACAACCAAAAGGCCTGGGATGACCAT TGGGTTTTCTGGGTTGGACCATTTGTGGGAGCATTGGCAGCAGCAGCATATCACCAGTACATCTTGAGGGCAGCAGCAATTAAGGCCTTGGGATCATTCAGAAGCAACCCTACAAATTAA